In one window of Bemisia tabaci chromosome 4, PGI_BMITA_v3 DNA:
- the LOC109043352 gene encoding paired box protein Pax-1 yields MDLTPQEKGELVLLPVTGNGDSCGQSYGEVNQLGGLFVNGRPLPNKVRRRIVELAHLGIRPCDISRQLRVSHGCVSKILARYHETGSILPGAIGGSKPRVTTPKVVAFIKKLKQEDSGIFAWEIRDRLLSRGICDRTNVPSVSSISRILRNKIGSKVAQHSHHHAIYNSIYPTYNPYAPTAHSPTSMGMAPSLSSSIRTPYWPNSAHAMSEYLAHHQQQHLCSEPGVTSPQNYYHHMYLNQAPPPS; encoded by the coding sequence GAAACGGCGATAGCTGCGGGCAGTCGTATGGCGAGGTGAACCAACTGGGCGGCCTGTTCGTGAACGGTCGACCGCTGCCGAACAAGGTGCGACGGCGGATCGTGGAGCTGGCCCACCTGGGGATCCGACCGTGCGACATCTCGCGGCAGCTGCGGGTCTCCCACGGGTGCGTCTCCAAGATCCTGGCCCGCTACCACGAGACCGGCTCCATCCTCCCGGGCGCCATCGGCGGGAGCAAGCCCCGCGTCACCACCCCCAAAGTGGTGGCCTTCATCAAGAAGCTCAAGCAGGAGGACTCCGGGATCTTCGCCTGGGAGATCCGGGACCGGCTCCTCTCCCGCGGGATCTGCGACCGCACCAACGTCCCCTCCGTCTCCTCCATCAGCCGGATCCTGAGGAACAAGATCGGCTCCAAGGTGGCCCAGCACAGTCACCACCACGCCATCTACAACTCCATCTACCCGACGTACAACCCCTACGCCCCGACGGCTCACTCGCCCACGTCCATGGGGATGGCCCCCTCGCTTAGCTCATCCATCCGCACCCCCTACTGGCCCAACTCCGCGCATGCCATGTCCGAGTACCTCGCCCACCATCAGCAGCAGCACCTCTGCTCCGAGCCCGGTGTCACTAGTCCGCAGAATTATTACCACCATATGTACCTTAATCAGGCGCCGCCTCCTAGTTAG